CAACACGAATTTCGGTATTGATAGGAAAAGTCTTTGCCGAAACAATATAAGAGCGGTCTGGAGCAAGCACCGTAAGCTTATAAGTTGATTTTATATAAGGAGGTAACGAAATAATTTGGTTGTCGCTCTTGAAAAAATCGGTTACTTCAATAACTGAATTTGACGATTTGGTAATAGAATCCTTTTTGATAGCCTTTAATTCAAATGCTTGAGCAATTGGGTCAACATTTGAGTTACGTACAGCTTTGTAAATAGGCTGTGTAGAGTCGGCCGATACATTGATGTATTGTACCGCACGAAGAAATATTTTGTTTTCAGGGCCTTTTTCAAAGCGAATAACCTGGCGGTTGAGCAACTCGCCCCCATAAGCAGGCAAACCAACCGACCCCGGTACTGTTGCAGACTTAGAAACACGTGTTACAGACATGACTTCACGGCCCATCAATGAATCAGGTATTTCAAAATAGTATTTATCTTCTATTTTATGAACCGTAAACAACCCTTTTGTGGTTTTGGCTTTTTCAGTAATTACTTCTTTATAAGCTTTTGGCCCTGTTTTAGGTGCTTCTGGTTTGGCGGCTGGCGTGGCGGCAGCTGGGGGTGATTTTACATCTCCTTTTTTGTCTTGAGCTTGGGCCTGAAATACGCCTAGAGCCATCACAACCAAAGAGATTTTCGTGGCAGTTTTTAGCATGTTGAATAGCTTGTTATAAGATGTCTTAAATGGTTTACTTTCCTTCATAGAGCTACAAAGGATTCTGTTTTGTTATGAAACCAAAACAAATACAAGAACGAAAATAGAATGTTCAGGTTTAAATTAAAAGTAGGTTTTGATGAATGGCAACAAATTTTCGACTATCAACAAGCTATTCAGGCAAAACACTTGTGCTAATACAGATAAATTGCCCCTGTATCTTTCAAATACCTTGCTTCTATTTGTAGTGCCTTTGCTTGATTTAGGAGCTTCCTAGCATACCAATCTGTATAAGATGCATCTATAATTAAGGTTTTGAAAGCCATGTCTTTTACCTCTTTTATATCTCTAATAGCCTTGTTGGCTACAATCAAATAGTCGACCTTAATCCCTTGAAGTTTTAAAGATTTAGTAGGCTGTGGGCGGTGAAGATAGACTATTTTTTTGGCATAATAACTCATCACAACCATTCCCGATGGGTGTGTTTCTAAAGCCATATTATACCCTCGATAGTACTCGTCGGTGCTGGAGGCTGTCCAATGGCTACTAAGCGTATCTTGTATTCTTTGTTTTGCCAAATAATTGGTCAGCCTGAAAGAAAGATCTTTTTTACTTCTTAGGAAAGAGCTATCAGCTAAAATAAGGGCATTTGTTCCATTAAGTACAGACATAACACTATGCTTTGGTGTGGCGTGTATCATCAGGTGTATTTGATGCCGATGTGCTAAAAAGCCTATTACATTGAATATCCCCAATACCAGTATTAAGGTTGTGTTGATTTTGACCCAAGCATAGTTTCTGAATTTTACTAAAAAACCTAGCCCTAGCAACAAACCAAACCACAGAACCATTTCGACAACATTAAAATGAAGAAATCGAACTACCGAGTGTGGTAATCGTTCTGTAATTTCGACCGATTGGTTAAGAGCATAAATAACTCCTTGTAACAGCCATGCCATAGCTTTGATGAGTTGTAAAAAGCCCAAATACTGTAAAACAGGCACCAATACAATAAACAGTAGGCCATAACATAAAACCACCGACGATAAGACAATAACAAATGGGTTGACAATAAGAAAATATACAGGAAATTGATGAAAGTAATAAATCGTAAATGGCAAGGTGGCTAACTGGGCTGCTAACGAAACAGCTGTCATTTGCCATAAGTAATCCAAAACCTTATAGAAGATACCTTTTTTTACCTCTATAATCCATAACTTGGCAATCATTGGATAAAAGAATATCATACCCAACACAGCCAAATACGATAATTGAAAACCTACTTGGTAAATATAGTTGGGGTTGAATAACAACAAACAAAAAGCCGAAAAAGCTAATGTGTTGTAGGAGTTTTGTTTGCGGTTGATACTATTAGCCAATAAAAACACTGAAAACATTACGGTAGAACGCAACACTGGCGAAGAGAGCCCTGTCAGTAAAGCATAAAACCATAATATCATAAAAATCAACACAACAAAAAGAGTTTTGCCCCATGTGCCTTTTTTATTCAAAAACCCCAATAATAGAAGCAATACCTGATAAATAACCCCCACGTGCATACCCGAAACAGACAATACATGAATAGCCCCAGAGGCTGTATAAGCCTGAATAATAGCATTGTCTAGGTCATCTCGCAAACCAAGAATCATGGCATTGGCCACAGCATAATTGTTTTTTTGATGTAAATATTGGGTAAAAACTGCATCGCACCACTCGTTTAATGCAATAGCAGCCCCCAAGATACTCCAAGATTTAGCAGAAGAAACTGGATAAACTTGCTTGGCGGTGACATATTGCTGATGCGTAATATTTTGCCGTAGCAAATACACACGATAATCAAACTCATCAGGATTTAATGGAGCATTGATAGACTGGAGTTGGGCTTTTATCCAAAAAATATCGCCATATTGAGGTTTTGAAAGGCTATTTTTGTCAAAATAAAGCAACATTTGCCCTTTAGTAGCAAAAATACTATCACCTCTAAGTACTTGCTGTACCTCACAGGTAGCTTTCCATGAATTCGCTTTTTCCTCTACTAAAGAATGTACGCTAATATTGAGTAATGACACTTGGCCAGCTTGATGACTAAAGTGCCTAGGGTTGTTCAAATCATCGTTGAAATAAGCTAGCACATAGCCTAGCAAAACCACTGTCAATAAACCCAGTATTCCTACAATAGATTTTTGGAAACGAAAAACTTTGGATTGAGCTAGAATAACATATAATAGCACCCCAACTAGCCAAATAGATAAAATAACATTGATATTAGGGCTTATAAATGGGTATAGCATAATACCAATAATCAAAAACCCAACATAACGCAAGAATGGAAAAGTAGCAAAAAGAGCCATCAGTAGAACTGTTTTATAGGTGAACATTCCAACAAATAGGTAGTATAATTTATTTCTTGTCGATTTTTACAAGTTTTAGATTCCTTCCATATCTAATATCCGTATCTTTGCGGATTAATCAAAATACATCAAAATAAATGTCTTCAATAATTAACGATAAATTAGAAAAATTTCTCAAAGGTAATTCTCTTCCCAAAATACTAGCACGGGGTACTCAGATTTACAGAGATAAGGGTTGTTCTTTAGAAAATGTACAAACAGAAGGCAATGGCGATGCAAAATTTAGAGTAAAAAGCGATAGTTCTACCCAACATTATCTAGTAGAGATAAAAAATTGGAACACTGCTGCTATCCAAACCAAATGTAATTGTAATTATGATTGGGGCGGAATCTGTAAACACCGTGTTTCTGCTATTTTAACCTTGAAGGAATACCTCAAAACTAATCCTAAGATAATAGCACAAAAACCAAAGTTTATTACGGCACAGCATATTGTCAAAATTTCCTCTTTCGACGACTGGTCGCTCAAGCAATTAGTAAACGACGAAGATTGGAAAAACCGAACCGATACACATTATCATGTCAATATTGTTCAGGCTATCAATGGTATTGCCGAAGTAGAAGTACAAAAGGGTAATAAAACCTTTCAGGTAAAGTTTGAGAAACTTCGTTTTAATCAAGAATTCTTTACGGCTTGTTCGTGCGAAGAGTCGATTGATGCACAATTATGCTCGCACAAATTTCATGCCCTATTAGCTATTCGAGAGCGATTTGGCAATTATAACCCATTCGATAGAATGAGGGATTATACCGCCGAAAAAAATAAGCTCCTTCAAGAATACGGCTTCAGCTTGGAAGATGATTTAAAAGGAAAATTTGATTTCAAAATCAATAGTGATGGCTCTGTAACACTTATCAAACTCGACAAAACCATCCAAAAAATTAGTTCCTTCCAAAACTGGCGAATTATTAATAACAAAATATTTAGGCCTGAAGAGTACTCCTTCCAGCTCAATATAGAAGAAGAACTCAATACCGAACCACGCGAGATTATCTATGTCATTTATTTTAAAGATGCCAGCTATCTCAACGATGTTCAGTTAGAAACATATTCGTGTAAGGTAAATACACAGGGGAAAATGTCTTCGTTCAAATCTTTTGATACAGCACAATTCAAGGATTTCCCTCAACTTTCAGAAGAAGATATTCAACTTATTTCAACCATTAATAGTATCAATGCCGACGGAATTCAGAGTTTTGCTAAACGCAAAGAAATTCGTTTAAACTATTTTCACGAATACCTCGACCGTGAACAGGTTTCGGCCGATACCCTTCCTATTATCGAAGAGTACATCAGCAAACAACTCGATAAAGTATTTAACCTTTTACAAAATAAAAAAGTGTATGTAAGTAATTCACCTTATTTTAGTACACACCACGAACTCAACCCTATTACTTTATCAAGCGAACGTATTATTCCTTTCTTTACCCTCCGTGAAGATTCCGAATTTGTTATTCTGGAAGGTTATACTCGCATTTATAAAAAAAGAATCCGTTTGGCTTCATTGAGTAACCCTAATAGCTACTGGATTCGAGAGTATGGCAACCAACTACACAAAGTAGCCAATCCAGAGGTGGCCAATCTATTACATTATCTGTCTAATCAAGGTATTATAAAAGTCAGAAAAAGCGATTTTGAAGGTTTCTTACAAGATTTTATTATGCCACTTAGTGAGAAATTTTCTATTGAAATTGCTCTCAACGATAACGTAGATAAAAAACCACTATATTTTTCTACTATCAAACTTCATCTCAAGGAAGAGGAAAATAACCTTATCTTCATTCCGAAGTTTACCTATACCGAATTATCGCCTGAAGAAATTGCTATTCAACAGGAAGTATCAACCAAAAAGGTTTCA
The DNA window shown above is from Flectobacillus major DSM 103 and carries:
- a CDS encoding ComEC/Rec2 family competence protein, producing MFTYKTVLLMALFATFPFLRYVGFLIIGIMLYPFISPNINVILSIWLVGVLLYVILAQSKVFRFQKSIVGILGLLTVVLLGYVLAYFNDDLNNPRHFSHQAGQVSLLNISVHSLVEEKANSWKATCEVQQVLRGDSIFATKGQMLLYFDKNSLSKPQYGDIFWIKAQLQSINAPLNPDEFDYRVYLLRQNITHQQYVTAKQVYPVSSAKSWSILGAAIALNEWCDAVFTQYLHQKNNYAVANAMILGLRDDLDNAIIQAYTASGAIHVLSVSGMHVGVIYQVLLLLLGFLNKKGTWGKTLFVVLIFMILWFYALLTGLSSPVLRSTVMFSVFLLANSINRKQNSYNTLAFSAFCLLLFNPNYIYQVGFQLSYLAVLGMIFFYPMIAKLWIIEVKKGIFYKVLDYLWQMTAVSLAAQLATLPFTIYYFHQFPVYFLIVNPFVIVLSSVVLCYGLLFIVLVPVLQYLGFLQLIKAMAWLLQGVIYALNQSVEITERLPHSVVRFLHFNVVEMVLWFGLLLGLGFLVKFRNYAWVKINTTLILVLGIFNVIGFLAHRHQIHLMIHATPKHSVMSVLNGTNALILADSSFLRSKKDLSFRLTNYLAKQRIQDTLSSHWTASSTDEYYRGYNMALETHPSGMVVMSYYAKKIVYLHRPQPTKSLKLQGIKVDYLIVANKAIRDIKEVKDMAFKTLIIDASYTDWYARKLLNQAKALQIEARYLKDTGAIYLY